From one Humulus lupulus chromosome 8, drHumLupu1.1, whole genome shotgun sequence genomic stretch:
- the LOC133795923 gene encoding uncharacterized protein LOC133795923, whose amino-acid sequence MIEIINDVIGEQDTNEEGVNEGLSDGGGNISFSVNNNNASIQILTGSNYKKWKRDVDFSLGIMDWDLCMREDQPTALTDTAQRTFHAQWEKSNHLSLIAMKRSILEHLLSGLPETTNAKEFLTNVGKLYDTGENDETGSLMDEIQTIKYYESKGAMDFILKIVNVQSKLKDRKIPLPNSYIIHHAFNALPTSFSLIKTAYNTYNQTWSINDLISKCVAEENKLTKEKNESTQAK is encoded by the exons ATGATTgaaatcatcaatgatgttattggtgaacaagacactaacgaagaaggcgTAAATGAAGGACTTTCtgatggtggtggcaata TTTCTTTTTCTGTGAATAACAACAATGCTTCAATTCAAATTCTGACTGGGTCCAACTACAAGAAGTGGAAAAGAGATGTGGATTTTAGTTTGGGAATCATGGACTGGGACCTATGCATGCGTGAAGATCAACCTACTGCTCTTACTGATACTGCCCAGAGAACTTTCCATGCACAATGGGAAAAGTCAAATCATCTCAGTCTTATAGCTATGAAAAGATCGATTCTTGAACATCTTTTGAGTGGTCTGCCTGAGACAACTAATGCCAAAGAGTTTTTAACAAATGTGGGAAAATTGTATGACACTGGTGAGAATGATGAAACTGGATCTCTTATGGATGAGATTCAAACCATCAAGTATTATGAAAGTAAAGGAGCGATGGACTTCATTCTGAAAATTGTCAATGTTCAGTCAAAGCTAAAAGATCGTAAGATTCCTCTACCTAATTCCTATATTATTCATCATGCTTTCAATGCTCTTCCTACATCTTTCAGTCTCATTAAGACAGCCTACAACACTTATAATCAAACATGGAGCATAAATGACCTAATATCAAAGTGTGTGGCTGAGGAAAACAAGCTGACAAAGGAGAAGAATGAGTCAACTCAAGCCAAATAA